AACTTAGTTTGACTAGctttatttataaaaaatattagcaacattatatcactaaataaatttattataaaaatatattccgtgatttatctaatgatactaattatgtattataaatgctgatatttttatatatataattgatcaaagttaaaaatgATTGACTTCTTGAGATGTTAGAATGACATTGACCCTGTTCGGCTAGCTGGAAAAACGGGTAATGccgatttgttgtaagagaaaaatattgttatttTGTTGAAACGGTACGGCCGATAAGTTTAAACGAACATGGCCATTCTTTGTAGGAAGGAGAGAATAGATCCTTAAATCCAAACAAGTTAGCTAATTGTTAGCTTAATACTTAACTAACAACTGTTTTACTAGTTGGACTAAACTAGCTAATAGTAACTAATCAGCCTGCTCGTTGTAGCTACTTTGGCTGCGTCTGTTTGACGTCGAAGATACAAGAGATAACAGTTCTTTATTTGCAGCTGAAAGCCTAAACATCTGCAACCAGCAGAGGATGTTTAGATTTAGGGACTAAAGATTAGGAGGTATTATTTGTGTGTCgcatagggtgttcggatactaataaaaaataaattacagaatccgttagtaatcagcgagacgaatttattaagtctagttaatccgtcattagcacatgtttactgtagcaccacattgtcaaattatggactaattatgtttaaaaaattcgtctcgcaaaacaatctcaatctatgcatttagtttcgtaaatagtctatatttaatactccatacatgtgtcaaaacatctgatgggacaacgactaaaatttaagagGTGGAACCAAACATCTTCTTAATTGTAacctattagctagctaactattagcagcTAGCTAACGGATCAAATAGGACCTAAATAAGTCTGATTTTAGCTTTCATACAAAAGGATCATACATGCAAGATTTATAGGTTTAGCATGCAACAGTGTGCATCTAACTATCCATATGCTCATCTCAAAGGGAGAAAAAAAACCCCAAAAACAATATCCACACGTACGCTCCAGCTGACGAGGCATGCTTACTCCTGAAATATTTTTATTCCGATAAAGAATCATCTGTCGTAGGGAAGCCCTAGAATCTACGTCTTGTTCGCTTaggcttgtttgacttataaatcgtactttttcaattaataaatagtatttttttttacaCCAAATCAGcagcagtacttttagccatagcttatcagccaaataaGTCTAAGTGAACGGAGCGCTAGTGTGTGAAAAAGGCAGGCTGCAGGCTCTCTGTATAAAATATGTATACAAAAGGATGGACTCGCTTGACAGACCAATTACCAATCCCAACTACCTCCCAGCATCATCTGTCCCAAAAATTCTTAATGCGTCCAAGAAAACAAATCACCCGGTTTGGACACTAACCCGTGTGGGCCCGCCAGGCGGCCACAAATCCAGAAAGCAGAGCCATCTGAAAGCGAGCAGGGACATAATACAGACACAGCGTGGTATCTGCTCAGGAATCATGAGGCTAATTTATAGCATCTTGCCACACCACACAAAAACCCATCACAAAATTCAGAAGCTTTATTGgctcgttcggcttaccccatatttggtTTATTCGGCTTTTTTTAATCAGAACAGTATttatctctcacaacaattcagctaggGCCAATCAGCAACACTTTTACATACAGTCTAGTATTGAAGTTCAAACCTTGTGAAAAGTTAGCTGAATCATCTTGACAGAAAAAATGGTGAAATACCATGGAACTAAACCTTTGCAGTAGGTGTCCAAAATGTCCATTTGCATCATAGGAGTATATATATTTGCATGCTCGTGAACTAGGGCAGAGTCTGCAGAAGTCGCTGTCATACTACATCCACAATAGTGGgggcatgcatgatatatatatataatcatatatagATGGatagatacatatatatatattaataatatATGTACAGTACTTATATGAGGTCACATGACAGGGGCCGAGGATGCAAAAAATGGTGGGCATGCAGTGAGCAAAACGCATGATTCAAGGGCCCGTGTTTTGGACTAGCGGAGCAGCGCCAGTTCTACACGCATATATCGTCCAAGATGCGGATTCATTCAGTAACCACCCGATTGCTGCCATATATTCCAATACAAAATACGCTGAGGGAAGTTGCCAAGATTTGGCCAGAGCTCAGCTCACTGAGATCAAGGAGCCATGGATGGACCACCGCCCCGCGTTTGGTGATCGATTCAGGCAACAAGACGAGCGGGAATTCGCGCCTGAAAACGAAGGGTGCATGACATGAGGTTCATCAGGAGTTCTGAGACCTGACCTGAAtcctttgctttgctttgctttggcCGACGAACCCTGCAAAAACCAGAAACAATGAACAATTTAGAGGAGATGCATCAATTTGAATGCTTTGCAGTCAATTGAGACCATGAAGAAtgaggtggtgtttaaatccagggaGTAAAGTTTAAGGATGTCACATCGGGGTGTTCGGAttataataataaaacaaattacagaagtcctcagtaatccgcgagatgaatttattaaacaTAATTAATTCTTTATTAgtacatgtttactgtagtaccacattgtcaaatcatggactaattaggtttaaaaaattcgtctcgtaaattagtcataatCTGTGTCTAAACATCACAGGGAGTAAACTTCAGTGTATTTCCGTCCACCGCTACAGCTGATGCCGCAGAGCTGATCCACTCACTGTGAACGACGGTCCTGCATGTGGAACCAGCACCCAGCACGCTGCATTAAAGATTGTACAAGGCACCCTGCACAACAATGTCGCCAGTGACGGACAATTGTACTACATGCATGGTACAAACCTGCCACCGCTATTTGAATTCGATTTCATCGACACTCATTTATGGATCGCAAGCAAGCAGGTACGGAGTATTTGTCACGAATCTTGTCAAGTTTGCTACAGGGCCCTGCATAGCCCAGCCCTGAATTCAGGCTCCCCAGACCCCCACAGGGCCACACTAGGGCCCGTTCAGTTTGAAGGAATTTTGAAGAAATttagaggaatttgtgagaggaaaacacagTTTTGGATAAAAAAAACGGATCAAACTAAGTTTAAGAATACACGAACGGGGCAGAGAGAGATGGGCAGCCGGCCATGTATGCATCCTACTATTCAGAAAACAATTCAAGGATCAAGCCACAACTGTTGACTCCCAAGAACCTCATCAGTCTTCCAAATCACTTGTCCACCTGTTCGGGAGGccataaacgatcgtggattatttattgctggctggtttggtgtgagagcaaaacactgttctagctaaaAATTTATCGATCGTTTACGACCCAGTGAACAGGCTGTGTATTAGGCAAACCTAATGCAGATGGAACGATAATGGCCATGTTTGAATCCATGGGTTAGAGctagtttgagctagttggagctcaactagccctaaaatagccaaacaggagggctagagtgggttatttgcaactagcccaccctaaaaaactatccccccaaagaggtgattatttgggctagttggggctatttgaggtggggtccactgttttctctctactttcactcacaccaatgatttggaaagcatatttattatcattttaacccttgtatccaaacatctcttagtctagagttagttcagggctagtcctgagctaaaaactaactctaacctctagctgtgctagaatatccaaacagggccaataGCAGCAACTAGCAGAGGTCTTCAATGTGTGCACCCACACCCACTTTGATGAAACAAGGGTTCAGAAACTGCACGCCACTTGCAGATTTTTCCCCCCACTCACCAATGTTTTCTTTGACCAACGCTTCAAGCTTTTGGATCAAAGCATGACGAAAATAAACAAACGAAAACCCAGGTTTGGTCATGTCAAGGTCACAAGGGGGGCCCTCAGCTTCTTGCCCCCATTCCCATATTTCAATGACAGCAGGGGGCTGTGCCAATCACTAGGGGACACAATGGGCCTTTGCTTGTTACAATGAAGTAAGCTAAAGTGGGCACCGTGTGGATGGAGGTCTTGTCCACTAAACACACTAAAGTCACACAGTGCCTAAACTCTACAAGTGCCAAACTTGAACATGCTACTTGTAGCATTTGCTTAGATTAGCCTTTTGAGTCACCAAAACACCAATGATGATACAGTATGAACTGTTCAATATGAAAATCTACGACCTCTATCCCCAAATAGAAGTCATTCTCACTCTCTAAAAAATCaattttttttaactttaaccgattatatataaaagaatattaatattgataatacataattagtatcattagatagatcgttgaatgtattttcataataaacttatttggagataaaaatgttgcacgtattttctacaaatctatgACATGTTTGGCTGGGCTTatatgatcgtatacgatcgtggattataagctagaacaatatttttctctcacactaaaccaaccaaatcagccaacaataaataatccacgatcgttttaGCCGAAACGAACGAGCCGCTGATTAAAGTTGAAAAAGTTTAACTTGTACGCATCTCataacattttttttttttttggatggaTGGAGTAAGCAGTACTAGTAGAAGGAGTAATATCTGGTAGCCCTATAGTTTACCTCTTGTTTCCAGGCCTATTTGGGGTCAGTCAGTCTTGCTGCCCAGACCCCAGAGACAAAACAATTGTTGATGATGCTGTTGATGCTGGTACACGCAGTACCACTGCACTGCAATATCATGGACAACAATACCTCAAGGATGGGTTGATTGGATAGCTCAGAACAGAGTGCCTGCCAGCCACCCATGCTGCATAGATCCAGAGATTTTAAAGCACGAGTTCAAAAGTAATTTGAGTAGCAATTGCAAATAACTTTGATCCTTCAAaacaggcaaaaaaaaaaacaaaaaacaaaacaaagcTGGTGAAAAGAAATAGAAACCAAAGCAGGCAGCATCCCCTGAGAGATTTATGGACCATTTTAGTGGGCTCCTACAGCTtgttcggttgactggttcgtattgttgctagtttgtgaagaagtactgctgactggtttgtgtgagagaaaaatactgttctggctgaaaatttacgatcgtttacgacaagtcacagccaaacgaataggctgCTAATCGATAACCCCATTGTTTATTCACATACTCTGACGATAATCATAACCCCATTGTTTATTCACATACTCTGACGATTGAACAGCGAAGAACATTTGAAGTTTGAAAGTTTTGTCAAACTCTGCCAGAATCCATCAACATCAGCCATCAACCGGGTAGTCGGTTTTATAAATCCTGTTCCAACCATCTAAAATGAAAGGCCCTGTAGGACCTTGGGGCGGCTTTGTATGCATTTGTGTTGCCGTCATCGATGAAAAGCTGGATAAGCCCTTGCACGTTGGCTAGGATTACTTGTCAGGCTTTATGCCAGCCCAATCAGATTAAAGTGGCTAACCAAAAGGTCTAACCTTTACAAGCTTTAACCTAATTACTTATATGATATAGGTTCCCAATATTTGACCAGTGTATGGGCTCAGCAACACTGAGCAGTGCACATGGATGCAAGCACGCATGCGATGCATTTCACAAGAAAGGCTCCAATACACTTGTAACGTGGTAGCTACTAGCCATTAGATGAGACAATGCACTAGAATGCAGGGGAAAAGACAGCCAAAGGTCTAGTATAAAATGACTTACTGCACTCACAGGGATGAAATATAAGTTACATGATAATGCAGTGAAATGCAAGTTGATAAGGTAGTTGCACAAAGCAAAATGCAAGGGACCACTTATCTGCAGTGTTACCACTTCATTTCCTGCAACTGCTTAAGTATTATACATTTGTATGTGATATGTCATGTGCATATGCTTTGCATTGGGAATAGGATGTGCATCCCTTCAGGCCTACAAGGGACAAATATGCAGCACTAGTCTGTACATCCCACAATGCCAAAAGTATCCTTCGAATCGTGTATAGAGGGGGCTAATTGATTATAACCACAGTACATACATAATTTATAGAGAAAATGAATTGTTCAAATCACTGGATAAATTCAGCTTGTTACAATGTTTGCTGGCAGAATAGCTGGCACAGCACGAGAGATGAGACCAATCGATATGAGATCACATGTAAGTGGGAAACATTCAGCTCTCCAACCTGCGCTGTCTTGATAAAATGAGTGGAAACTTGCTGGCAAGTGATGGTTTGCCTCATCACTATACAGATCCCGGATGAGTTTGAGAATATCAGGAGCTCAATAGAGCAGTGCCATACTAGTAACACTGGTTTCATCAAGGGGAAAAGAACACTGCTATCTATAAGTTTGGCATATGCCTGTGTGAGGCCCAATTAGAACTGGTATGTCTTCTTGTACAACAAACGAAACATGTCAGTATAAACCAGCATTCGGACATTCCATATGAATTAAACATTATGCCTCCAACAAATTATGTCATGAAATCAGAGATTAATGTCagttttcatcatcttcatccAGCAGGTAGTCCGCTATCTGATCTCTGAAATAAACACTTTACTGTATCAGTGCACTTGAAAGAATGAACATGACATGATATTAGTAAATGAATAGAGAGCCCacccttttagtcccaagcaagttggggtaggctagagttgaaacccaacatgagcccctagtcacggttcaggcacgtcgatagctgctttccaagcactcctatctaaacaAAGATCTCTAAGTATATCCCAACCctttaaatctctttttattgcctcccccatgtcaGCTTCGGTGAATAGAGAGCCCAACATACAGAATCCCCCATGTCAGCTTCGATGAATAGAGAGCCCAACATACAGAAATACACCCAACATGTTTGCCTTAGTAAATCACTGATAACATGCACTAAAAATACCCAGACAATGAGGCAGCACGTAAAGAAAGATGTGTCAGCCTCACCTTACTGAGCTATGGCTGGCAGATGCAGTGTCCACTTTCTCAGTCCAAAGCTTCGGTAGTAGTGAAAAGAAATGTCCATGCATATCTGTAGCTGCTGGGAGAATCTGGAAATGGCAGCTTTGACAACAATGAGCAGTATACAGATCAATTTTCTTCTGAACCTTGTGCTTTGTGTTTTCCAAATTCTGGAGTTCTGATTCACTGAACGGGCTTCCACATATCAGGCAAAGAATCTCAGAGAAAGTAGACTCGTTGGCATCAATGTTCTGAAACTTGGGACGAAGCCGTGACGGCAGGAAATCATGGTAACCGTTTGCTGAGAACTTGTTAAAAGAGAATGGTTTAAGCTTTTGTGCAGTTCTTAAAATGGTATGCTCTCGGGAAGGGTTCTCTTCCTGTAAATAGAAACGAGAAAATGTTTAAAACTATGGCTTGTGCTGCCCCACAAGATATTCATAAAAGTAATCATCAAACAAGAGTACAGCTTCAGCTCAATTACAGAGTAGCTAAAATTTTAGGTCTGCAAGAAAGTGACATGCAAAGAACAAGAGGCCCTACCCTTAGCCGTGAAACAAAGGATGCAACTAAGCCATTGATGCCGCTGCAAGGCCTATTGAGAAGTTGCTGTGTCTTCAAACTGACCAGAGAACCCATtatttataataaaaaacactGCAAGAACAACAGACAACTAGGCTAATAAGTGAGCGTTTATCTTACCTATCAAGTTCACAGAGCAAGTTAAGCTCTTGGGCCAGGCAATCATGAAGTGGAAGAACCACAGGCACTTCCTACCGTGTATCAACATACTGGACATCAGCTGGTAAAGCGTAGCCTTGCCCCTGGGAAAATTAGTAATTCCATTATGCTCTCAGAGCTCTCTGATGTTCTTTTCAAGAACGATCAAACATCACCAGATCAGCTATATACCTTCATGGTCAGTGGCGGATGCAGGATGGGAACAAAGGGGGGGGCTAAATAATGAAGATTTAGGGCTAGAGCTAGAGATTAATAGTGATTTGAGGCTAAGTAACCGTGGTCTAATGAAGAAATCAGGCTCACTGGGGGGGGCTGTAGCCCCGGCAGcacccctttggatccgcccctgtTCACGGTTGCAGATAGCACATGGCATGCTATTCCAGAAGCACACGTTCCCAGCATGATCTTGGTGTAGCCATTTTCCAGTGCAATCTGAGCAAAATATCAGACATGAAATGGTAAGTTCGACCTATATAAAGATAAAAACATGTGAAAGCATAGACAAGCACTGAAGGGAAGCACCTTCTGCAGTGAAAGCATGCGCAGGCACCGAATAAAGTCGTCCCTACCCATCTCATCATTGATCACGCCGACCAGCTCCTTCAGCCTGGCCGCCTTGTCATCTGATCCAGACGAGATCACGTCCTCAAGAGGGGCGACGTGCAATTGCTTATCTCCTGGTGATAAACTCGACACGATCGACTTGATATCTTCGATCGCCGTATCGATTTCGTGTCCCGGACTCACTGAAAGGACGCTCTCGTCGACGAATGCGACGCCAAGGCTGAAGGTTGGCAGGGCCTGGGAGTTACTCGTCTCCCAGCTTTGGATCGCCTTGGACTGCATCTCGTGTATGAATTGCAGAGCCACCCTATGTTTGTGCGGCAACACTTACACTCAGTGGATCATAACAAAACAATTCAAGTGAAGCACTGAAGCAACATAAAAACAGCCAAACTGATTATCCTGCAACCCATGATTTTGTAAATTGTAATATAGCTCGAACCCAACGCTATATATGTTGGCCGTGTCCATTGATCCCTTTTCTTTTCGAGATGTTATGT
The sequence above is drawn from the Miscanthus floridulus cultivar M001 chromosome 15, ASM1932011v1, whole genome shotgun sequence genome and encodes:
- the LOC136508681 gene encoding cytoplasmic tRNA 2-thiolation protein 2-like; translation: MSGAAATATCGKCDGGGAAVAVAGGVDCFRSHLFGKFKLAVTSNAMVRPTDAVLLAFSGDPASRVALQFIHEMQSKAIQSWETSNSQALPTFSLGVAFVDESVLSVSPGHEIDTAIEDIKSIVSSLSPGDKQLHVAPLEDVISSGSDDKAARLKELVGVINDEMGRDDFIRCLRMLSLQKIALENGYTKIMLGTCASGIACHVLSATVNRGGSKGVLPGLQPPPVSLISSLDHGYLASNHY